From the genome of Lutzomyia longipalpis isolate SR_M1_2022 chromosome 2, ASM2433408v1, one region includes:
- the LOC129788646 gene encoding secretion-regulating guanine nucleotide exchange factor-like, which yields MANKSELFLFSWGANSHGQLAIGVESEQEVTPQRVDLSFLEAKPAQIVGGGGHTLILDANGQVYACGWNSRGQLGVGDEKNRCTFTKLPQDAFQEKKIKSLACGWDTSAAVTIDGELFMWGSNQFKQFGNQEIPHSNVPVLISLPEKVSTIAFSLRHVCILTVDGTLYLSGKSRFIGKTEMGGFMKITEDKIAKIATGQHHVIYLTTSREIYSRGDNKFNQLSDESLTKFSSEIAELKSGWTHSGFLTNSEEVFLWGRNSYGQLGQECEKSIATPTKLELPDKVRELHLGSEHGLCVTKSGEVFTWGWNEHGNCGNGTTDNVYKPEKVELPGRCSLAGVGAGFCFCFL from the exons atgGCAAATAAATCTGAACTTTTCCTATTTTCATGG GGAGCAAATTCCCATGGGCAATTGGCGATTGGTGTTGAGAGTGAACAGGAAGTTACACCACAGAGGGTGGATTTGTCGTTTCTTGAGGCAAAACCCGCGCAGATTGTGGGTGGAGGAGGACACACGTTGATTTTGGACGCCAATGGGCAGGTGTATGCGTGTGGATGGAACTCCAGAGGGCAATTGGGCGTGGGTGATGAGAAGAATCGCTGTACGTTCACCAAATTACCCCAGGATGCATTTcaggagaagaaaatcaagagcTTGGCTTGCGGATGGGACACATCAGCTGCTGTTACCATTGATGGGGAACTCTTTATGTGGGGTTCAAATCAATTCAAGCAATTTGGCAATCAAGAAATTCCCCATTCAAACGTACCAGTGTTGATTTCCCTACCGGAAAAAGTTTCCACAATTGCCTTTAGTCTTCGTCATGTTTGCATTTTAACCGTAGATGGAACGTTGTACCTATCTGGGAAATCAAGGTTTATTGGAAAGACTGAAATGGGGGGATTTATGAAGATTACAGAGGATAAAATCGCAAAAATTGCCACCGGACAACACCACGTGATTTATTTAACCACATCAAGAGAGATCTATTCTCGTGgagacaataaatttaatcaactTTCGGATGAATCACTGACCAAATTCTCCTCGGAAATTGCTGAATTGAAATCCGGATGGACTCACAGTGGATTCCTCACTAATTCCGAGGAGGTTTTCCTCTGGGGAAGAAATTCCTACGGACAACTTGGGCAGGagtgtgaaaaatcaattgccACCCCGACGAAATTGGAACTTCCGGATAAAGTCCGGGAATTGCATCTTGGATCAGAGCACGGGCTCTGTGTTACAAAATCCGGGGAGGTCTTCACGTGGGGTTGGAATGAGCATggaaattgtggaaatggcACCACAGACAATGT gtACAAACCAGAGAAGGTTGAGCTTCCTGGAAGATGTTCCTTGGCGGGAGTTGGAGCTGGAttctgtttttgttttttatga